The stretch of DNA CATCAAGTAGAACAAAAAACAATGTGACACAACCAACAATCAACATGCACACCCACACATACGTTGAAACTAGCCGCCTCCAAATCTTGGCAATGATCACATAAAACTTGGTCGCATCAAATTTTTTCCTCGAATAACTACAATCTACGGAGTAAACCACGGCAGCTTTTGATAACAACGACAGAGTGATGTACAAAGGGAAGCACATAACCGATGCAACAATCATCTCTGCGAAATGTTGGCACGACTGTTTGACAAAAGGCCTAAGAGGCAGTCCACTGGACTTGGCCACCAACAGAAGCCTGACAGTCAGTCTCTTCACAATGGACCGATTCACTAACACATTCGATAAAAGTACAGCAGCCACAGGGCAAATGAGCAGCGCGGTGATAATCATAAACCCAGACGAATTGTAGCGGAGAATCCTAACGGATTCTCTCAAGATCTCCAGGGCATTCATTGAACGGAACTGGTAATT from Juglans microcarpa x Juglans regia isolate MS1-56 chromosome 3S, Jm3101_v1.0, whole genome shotgun sequence encodes:
- the LOC121258485 gene encoding uncharacterized protein LOC121258485 isoform X2, which encodes MSLEVVELLKEKNLMEIEVSSGTSSRNRLDHLKKEGSEETHLRNLELESSDDVTGSNYQFRSMNALEILRESVRILRYNSSGFMIITALLICPVAAVLLSNVLVNRSIVKRLTVRLLLVAKSSGLPLRPFVKQSCQHFAEMIVASVMCFPLYITLSLLSKAAVVYSVDCSYSRKKFDATKFYVIIAKIWRRLVSTYVWVCMLIVGCVTLFFVLLDVVCSAFAVIGFSPDLIVYAAMMAGLVFSVIFANAIIICNIAIVISVLEDVSGPQAMLRSSVLIKGQTQVGLLIFLGSTIGMAFIEGLFEHRVKTLSYG